The following nucleotide sequence is from Psychroserpens sp. Hel_I_66.
GAATATAGTAAAACTTGTTCGACTTGAAATGTTCACTAATTATATTTCTGTCCTTGAATTTTGGATATATAGTCTTGAAATCCCTTAACATTTCTTGAACCGTCTTAGAAATAGAAATGACTTCACTGTCGTGAATAACGACAAATAATTTAGTTATCTTCTTATCATCAATATGCAAAATGAATAGATTTTGCACAAAAATATAATAAAAAATGCATAAACTGCATATATATTTGTTCTTTGATTTCTTTTCGACTATATTTGTAAAAATAAAAAAACCCCGAAGCATGAACTTCGAGGTTTAGTTAAAATTGAAATATTGGAATTGAGTATATTAAACTTGATTTAAGCTGAGTGAGATGATACTCATTTTACAGCTAATGAGACTGGCTTCAACCTCCCAATATTACAACCTTGAAATAATGAAATAAAGGAGACTACTATTGTTCATCTCCTTTAAGAATTAGAGCTACTTACGTGTTACACGTGTAGTAACTCTAACTGTACGAGTGATAGTGACTCTCCTTGCGGGAACACTTACTACTCTACGAGTTGTTCTAACTACTCTTGCCATTGGACTTGGTGTTTAGTTAAACTAATTAAAGATTGGGATTTTCCCAATCCGCAGATAAGGAGATGTTACAGCATCTCCTTATTTATTTTATCTACTTACTTCCGACATATGTATGTTGGAAGGTAATTCATTTTCTTCTGGTCTATATTTAATATCAAAATTATCATGTTTAACCCAAGAAGGAATACCCCAATAACTTAATTTATTGGACATATTATATTTTACAACAACTAAATATCCTTCTTTTTTCAATCTTCTGACTACGTTGTCTATTCTTGTTTCTTTTTCTGAAAATTTATTCACTTTTTCTTGAACTACTGATAGCTTTACCCCTTTATTGAAATAATTTTCAAAAAGCCATAATATTTTTTTGTCGGTTCTACCGAATTTTGGAAAATTATCCCATGCAAAATTATCTTTAAGCAAGTCTTTAATCACTATATTTCTAGCTACTTTGATATTATTACCTCTTTCATCGTAACCAACTTGGTGCAATACATCAATAATACCCGTTATATTGTCATTTATCATATGACGAATTTGAATGAAGTTGTCTTTTGTTCTAACCAACTCCTTTACTAAAAGATCTGAAGATGCCATTAATCAATATTTATATTTGAGGCTATAAATTCAAATAGGGAAGATATAACACTACAAATATATATAATTAAGACATACAAATAACATATAAAAACAAATAAAATATTAATATATTTTAAAATTTATCTTAAAATCACATATAACGTTCGATAAAGTGTATATTTGTAGGAAAATTATTGCATTGATTGTGTAATTTAACGATAATTTATAAAATATCTAAATAAAATTGTTAATAACCTGTTGATATCTTTGTTTTACTCAATATGATTAATAATGTTTAACCTTGAAAATCTGATAATTATCAAACTCAATAGGGTATTCTTTATTACGTACTAAAGTCCAATAACTTGGAAAATTAGAATCTTCTACATTTTCTGTAATCTTTTTTAGATTTCCGTACGTACCTATAACCACGCAATCCCTAAGTAATACGTAGTTAGTTTTATTTTCTTTCCTCTCTTTGTATGTAGTCATGGAGCAAAACTACAAAAAAAACCGAATATATTTGTATTTTTATTTGCATATACAAATAATGTCGGTTATATTTGTATATATAAAAACCAATGACCATGAACTTTAAATCACTTCCACAACTTTTAGATCACTTCAAAGAAGAATCGACCTGTAAAGAATATTACGCTCAAATTCGTTGGAACGGTGAGCCTGCATGTCCTCATTGTGGATCACTAAAAGTTTACACAACCAAAAGAGGTTTTAGGTGTGGTGACAGCGAATGTAAAAAAGATTTTACGGTTACTACTGGAACAATTTTCCATAATTCAAATATCTCCTTAAGAATATGGTTCGCATCTATATTTTTGGCTACAACCCATAAGAAAGGCATTAGTTCTGTTCAATTGGCTCTTGATTTAGGGATCACTCAAAAAAGCGCATGGCACGTATTACATAGAATTAGAGAAATGCTGAGAGAGAAGTCTCCGCAAATGTTGGGAGAGAGTAAAATGGTAGAGACCGATGCTACGTATATCGGTGGCAAGGAACGTAACAAACATTTAAACAAGAGACGTTCACGTGATAATAACCTATTGACTAACGAGGGCAAGGCTTATAAGCCTAAGAAAACGGTTATAGGAATTATTGAGCGTGATGGAAAGGTGGCTTTAAAGTACGTTAGTGGCGAGACTACTCAGAATATGGTAGATTTTGTGACGACACACGTACCGCAGGATGCTACGATCTATTCAGATGAAGCTCCTGCATATCATCAACTTAAAAAGTATTACACACACGACAATGTTAAGCATGCGCTTAATATTTATGTTGAGGGCAGTGTTCATACAAACACTATCGAGAATTTTTGGAGCGTTTTAAAGCGTGGTCTTTACGGTGTTTACCATCAAGTAAGTGACAAGCATTTAGAACGTTATTTAGACGAGTATAGCGCACGCTTTAACACACGCAGATTGAATAGTCAAGAACGCTTTGAAAAGTTTTTGGTTGAAAGCGAAAGTCCTTTGAGTTATAAGAGATTAACAAAGTTGTCATAGTATTGGTATAGTAATTGATTATAGTTTTCTGTACATGTATAGGTAAATAATATTGATATGTATCAACAACGATAACAATTCTTTTTATATTTGTTGTAGTTAACTAGAATATATAACTAGTTACCTTTAACAAAAATCCAAACGCCGATAGGTCGGCATCAAAGCCATCTCGAAAGGGGTGGCTTTTATAGTTTTGTATATGGGAAGAATAAGTAATGTAGCTATTCTTATTGATGGTGGCTTTTATAAACAACGTTTCAAAAAGAAACATGGTAAATATCCTAGCAAATATAATGTCAAAACATTAATTACAGACATTATCAACCAAATTAAAAAAAAATCTGGGGAAGACTCAGAAGATATTTTATTTCGTTCATACTATTACGATTGTCTTCCTTTTGACAAAGTTATCAAACATCCTGATGGTAGTCAAATAGATTTTGGAGAATCAAAATTATTCAACTCACAAACTAAATTTATAAATAGTTTAACTGAAATTGACCAAATGGCTCTTAGGCTTGGTGAGCTTTCGTTCAATGGATGGAGGTTAAGCCCATATCATCCAAAAGGAGACCCTTCTCCTGATTTTAGGCAAAAAGGAGTAGATATGAAAATTGGCTTGGATATGGCTTGGATGGCAAGCAGGGATACGATTCACAAAATTGTTTTAGTGGCTGGAGATTCCGATTTTGTTTCGCCCATGAAATTAGTTAGAAGAGAAGGAATTTTAATTTATATTTATCCAATGGGAAATAAGATAAAAGCTGAATTTAAAGAACATTCGGATTTTATATTAAATGATTCTGACATGACAAAAAAAAATAAGAAAAACAGCGCAAAGAATAATAGAAGATTAAAAATAGAGGGTACGTTAGACGACGTTCTAAAAGTGTCAACACAAAAGAATGAAAAAGAAACTATCAAGGACGATAAGGCTAATTAGATACTGCTTTAACTGCCTTTGGTACTATGTTCTGTTCCCATTGGGAGCGGAAGAAGATGAGTTTACGAAGCAGTTTCGTAAAAAATAAAGTTCATTGAATGTAATAGTTTAATTAGACCTTGGATGGTCGGCAGGATGCTCAATCTCGGATTTACTGAATTAGCGGTAAACGGTAGACGGTTAAATGAATTACGTACTTCAAAAAAAAGTGATCTCCTTCACTTAAAAATCAAATTTTAGTTTCTTGTGGTAAATTGTATATAGATGCCATTATATTCAAGATATTACCCATTTACAAACGATTACAAATGTTTACAAACGAATTTAAGCAGTTAAATACCGATTAACATTTGCAAACCATCCCATCTTTGCAGTGTTGAATCAATGAAGGTTCAATAGTATTAACTGTTTAACATTAAAATTTAGAACACATGAACACATTAAGAAACAAAGTACAGTTGATTGGAAGATTAGGGCAAGATCCAGAAATCGTTAATTTCCAAGACGGAAACAAAATGGCAAAATTCTCTTTGGCTACAGATGACAGCTACAAAGACAAACAAGGCAACAAAGTAGAGCGAGCATATTGGCATAATATTGTCGTACGTGGCGGACTTGTGAAAGTGGTAGAAGAATACATCACCAAAGGTAAGGAAATTGCCATAGAAGGTAAGTTAACAAATCGTTCTTGGGATGATAAAGATGGAACAAAACGCTACACAACCGAAATTATATGTAGTGAACTTTTGATGTTGGGTAAATAACTCACTGTAAATATGAACATTAAAAAGGCTTCCATATCGGAAGCCTTTTTTTTATCAAAAATTTGATTGAAACTAATTAAAAGTAATCACTTTTTCTTCGGAAATGAAACTACCATTATTAGCGGTACCTTCAATAAACAATTTTATTTGCTCAATGCCTTTATCTGCAATATTAAAAATTAAATTTCCGTTTTCATCTAATTTCCCATTAGGAATCCATTCAATAACACCATATTGATTGAAGAAGTTACTACGGTAACTAGAATATAATGGTGCGTAAAACTTTTTAGGCGAGGTAAAGGTAAGAGGAATTTTAGATTCTTGTGAAATATCTGTTGCTACATCTTCTCCAAATTTTAAATTAGGATCAGTAAAAATTTTTATAACGCCCGCAGCTCCTCTCATTCCTTCTCCTAGCCCAGATTTATCGACAACTATATAATCAACATTTCTCATATCTAAACTCAACAAAACACTAAACTCCGATAAACGTAAATTGTCTAAATAAATTACTGGTGAATTGCTCATACCTAATGAGACGTTCCTCAAAATATTGATTGACAGTGATGTTGCGGTTTGATTTGCACTATAACCTTTTGTACTAATATATGACGCGAAATCAAGATATCTGTAGCGATCATTCTCATCAAAAATTTCAATAGTACCTGTAGGCTGTGAACGTTCTATTTTATCAATTCTATCTTGTTCCTTTTGAGCATTAATAACTACCTCATCCAATTCTTGGGCATCAGAGATTGAATTTTTAAATACAGACTCTTCAATTTTAGAATCATAAATAGAGTTTACTCTAAGTGGCAACGTTTTTACAAAATTATTTATAGTTGGTATTGTAGAGGGTGAAAACTGAACATAGAGATTTGGTTTTTTTACGTTTTCCCTTTTGTCAATTGATCCAAAAGAAACTTTCTCTTTATCTACTGGCAGTAAACCCTTGACTACAAAAGATTTTTCATCTTCTGGTACTTCAATAGTCTGGGTAGAACTATTAATCATTGGGTATATGATAAATGTGTTGCTCTTAGATTTATTAATGTTGGCGTTTAACGTAATACCATTTTCAAAATCATATTTAATTTCAGATTTATGATTAAAAATAGAGTTCCACTCATAACTGCTCCAGCCTTGAGTTAACAGTAAATTGTCAAGTTCAAATTTTGTCTTTCTATCAATGTCTGTAAAATAATAACGTGCGTTCTCGATATAGCCTTTTACATATGGTTGCAAATGAGTATATGATACTATATTGTGATTATTGCCATAAGATGTAGTTTGAGATGGAAGCACAGAAACACTCAAATTATGAAAATCTGATTTTTTTATATTATCAAACGGAACAGAAATAGTTAGTGAATCAGGAGATTTTGTTACACGTTCTTTTTCCGAAGTAAGAATTGAGATTCCGTCATAATTAAAAAAAAGACGCTCTAAAATAGGATTATCCCTGTCATCAAATACTGTAATAATATTTATGCCAGAGTATAAATCACTGTGATTTATTAACTTGGTAATCTTCAGCTCTTCAAAATTAATATCCAGCGCTTTTATTAGGCTACCGTTGTGAACAATGATTCTAAAAACGTTTCCTTTAATATTTTCTAATGTATTTTCATTTGTTCTAAGGGTTAGAGCAATTTTACTGCCTAAATCATTAAGACTTAAATTAATACCAGCGCGTTCGGCTGGATTTAAATTTACTATTGAATTGAGATCACCATATTTTATTTCTGCGGAATACTCTTTCCCTTCTTCTGGGATCAATATAAACTTTCCAATCCCAAATTGGTTTGTTTTAAAATTTGTGACAACTTCTCCGTTAGAATCTTTAATAATACCCTCTGCTTCTTTAATACCGTAACCATTTTCGTTCTTAATTACGATACCAACCGTATTTTTAATATTTGATATTAAGTGACCTCCTTCTGGTAAAAATTGAGTATCTAAAACAGGCGCTTCGGTTGAAATTTTTGCTTTATTATCTTGATCTGTATTTATAATTTTAATATTCTGAAGATAAAAATTCTGCTCATCAAAATTTTTCATCCAATTGGTGTATGCCTTAAAAGTATAGCTTCCCGAAGCGTAGGTGCTGTCAACTAAAAAACTACCGTTTGCCACACCATTTTCAGAAAGAATAAGAGCCTTATTTAAAATTTTCCCTTTACTATCCTCAATAGAACAGTATACATTTGTTGTTACATTAGAACGTGTTTTACTCGCTTTGTCAAAAACATAAACACTAAAACCAATGGTTTCTTCTTTTAAATAAAGTGATTTATTCAGATGGGCATAGGTAACTTCCCTTGGTAATTTTACGTAGTTACTATATGCTGTAGATATTTTATCTTGATTTTGGCTGCGCGTGTTAAAAAATGAAAACATGCATGTTACCAAAAAAGCATATTGTAAATGTTGAAATTGGAATAAGAGTTTTTGATTCATTGCTTTTAGTTGATTTTGTGATTAAAATGATGAATAATACTTTCAAATTATCTGAGTTCTTAAAAGAAAATATTTTGAGCTAACCTAAATGTATTTGCATGAGCAGCTACAATTGTTTTGATTTCTGGCGAGTAACCGCCACCCATACTGCACATTACAGGAATTTTGTTTGCTTTGCAGCTCTCTAAAACAAATTGATCTCGTTGTTTACAGCCCACAATAGTCATGCCTAATTTTCCTAATTTATCAGAGGCGATGACATCAACGCCACATAGATAATATATAAAATCTGGTTTCTCCTGTGTTATTAACTTCGGAAGTATTTCATAAAGAATATTAAGGTACGTCTGGTCATTGGCATCATTTTCTAAAGCAATGTCCAAATCGCTAATTTCTTTCTTAAACGGGTAGTTACTTTTGCCATGCATTGAAAATGTGAATACAGAAGGGTCATTAGCAAAAATTTCCGCAGTACCATTTCCTTGATGCACGTCGAGATCTACAATTAAAATTTTTTGTGCTAATTTTTTCTGCTGAAGATATCTTGCTCCAATAGCTTGGTCGTTTAACAAACAAAAAGCCTCACCACGATTAGTGTAAGCGTGATGTGTACCTCCAGCGATATTCATCGCAATGCCATGCTGTAAAGCAAATTCGCTCGCTTTTATAGTACCATCGGCAATAATAATTTCACGCTCTACAAGAATCTCACTCAAGGGGAAACCAATCTTTCGAGCAGCTCGCTTATCTAGCGTTAGCTCCTTTAAATCTTGATAATACTCTTTTGTATGAACTCTCAAAATATCTTCGTCAGTTGGTCTTTCTGGTTCAAAAAAGTTAGAATTGGTACACGTGCCCTCATAAAGAAGCTGCTCTGGCAACAATTCATATTTAAGCATTGGGAAACGGTGACCTTCTGGTAACGGATGTTTGTAAATGGGATGAAAAGCTATTTTAAGCATTTTATCTATAAAAATTCAAAATGCAAATATACATCTTAGATTTATACTATTTTTAGGCACACCAATACCATTATTATGAAGAAAAAATTAGAAAATAAACCTTTTGAGATAACAGAAAAAGGATCACTTGGTTTATTAGCTTTGGGTGATATAGGTTTGAGAGCATGGAGAAAATTTAAGAAAGAAGCACGAGAAAAGAAAAAAGATGAAGAAAAAAAATAAAGTACTTTTAATAGGTTGGGATGCTGCCGATTGGAAAATTATAGGCCCATTATTAGCTAAAGGAG
It contains:
- a CDS encoding NYN domain-containing protein, with the translated sequence MGRISNVAILIDGGFYKQRFKKKHGKYPSKYNVKTLITDIINQIKKKSGEDSEDILFRSYYYDCLPFDKVIKHPDGSQIDFGESKLFNSQTKFINSLTEIDQMALRLGELSFNGWRLSPYHPKGDPSPDFRQKGVDMKIGLDMAWMASRDTIHKIVLVAGDSDFVSPMKLVRREGILIYIYPMGNKIKAEFKEHSDFILNDSDMTKKNKKNSAKNNRRLKIEGTLDDVLKVSTQKNEKETIKDDKAN
- a CDS encoding single-stranded DNA-binding protein; translation: MNTLRNKVQLIGRLGQDPEIVNFQDGNKMAKFSLATDDSYKDKQGNKVERAYWHNIVVRGGLVKVVEEYITKGKEIAIEGKLTNRSWDDKDGTKRYTTEIICSELLMLGK
- a CDS encoding IS1595 family transposase is translated as MNFKSLPQLLDHFKEESTCKEYYAQIRWNGEPACPHCGSLKVYTTKRGFRCGDSECKKDFTVTTGTIFHNSNISLRIWFASIFLATTHKKGISSVQLALDLGITQKSAWHVLHRIREMLREKSPQMLGESKMVETDATYIGGKERNKHLNKRRSRDNNLLTNEGKAYKPKKTVIGIIERDGKVALKYVSGETTQNMVDFVTTHVPQDATIYSDEAPAYHQLKKYYTHDNVKHALNIYVEGSVHTNTIENFWSVLKRGLYGVYHQVSDKHLERYLDEYSARFNTRRLNSQERFEKFLVESESPLSYKRLTKLS
- a CDS encoding histone deacetylase translates to MLKIAFHPIYKHPLPEGHRFPMLKYELLPEQLLYEGTCTNSNFFEPERPTDEDILRVHTKEYYQDLKELTLDKRAARKIGFPLSEILVEREIIIADGTIKASEFALQHGIAMNIAGGTHHAYTNRGEAFCLLNDQAIGARYLQQKKLAQKILIVDLDVHQGNGTAEIFANDPSVFTFSMHGKSNYPFKKEISDLDIALENDANDQTYLNILYEILPKLITQEKPDFIYYLCGVDVIASDKLGKLGMTIVGCKQRDQFVLESCKANKIPVMCSMGGGYSPEIKTIVAAHANTFRLAQNIFF